In Anaerobacillus isosaccharinicus, one genomic interval encodes:
- a CDS encoding tyrosine-type recombinase/integrase: protein MMEKAYVSKLASFMESFVAFKHSLGWKYKTSEYYLHEFDRYCAKRESEEVLLNEIVKGWVILRDNECPNTQRVRVAPIREFGKYLQHSGYSDAYVVTNKICRKQIRTIPHFFTDEEIIRFFDACDTLGPRKENPVRHLVLPMYFRLLYCCGLRTSEARLLLRKNVNLHTGYIDVIHSKGPKDRRLFLPEDLKQLYLKYDAVIDNIFPDRTYFFPVKSHSCYQSTSIGSNFNKIWKAAGLGHESGSKARAYDFRHHFAFDKLNQWLKEESDVNSMLPYLVRYMGHACLESTYYYLHLVPEFFSTFSEKTKILEGLLPEVDYDEE, encoded by the coding sequence ATGATGGAGAAGGCATATGTTAGTAAACTAGCTTCTTTCATGGAGTCTTTTGTAGCGTTTAAACACTCACTAGGCTGGAAGTATAAAACAAGCGAATACTATCTCCACGAGTTTGATCGCTATTGTGCAAAACGCGAATCCGAAGAGGTTTTATTGAACGAGATTGTTAAAGGTTGGGTTATCTTACGGGATAACGAATGCCCAAACACCCAACGAGTACGTGTGGCACCTATTCGTGAGTTTGGCAAATACCTGCAACATTCTGGATACTCAGATGCATATGTTGTCACCAACAAAATCTGTCGAAAGCAAATCCGAACGATACCACATTTTTTCACAGATGAAGAAATTATCCGATTTTTCGATGCTTGCGACACACTAGGCCCTCGCAAGGAAAATCCTGTCCGCCATCTTGTCCTACCCATGTACTTTAGATTGCTTTATTGTTGTGGATTGAGAACAAGTGAAGCGCGGTTGCTTCTGCGAAAAAACGTTAACCTTCATACTGGCTATATCGATGTAATCCATTCAAAAGGCCCTAAAGACCGAAGGTTGTTTCTTCCGGAAGACCTTAAACAACTATATTTGAAATACGATGCTGTCATAGATAATATATTTCCAGATCGAACGTATTTCTTTCCGGTAAAATCCCATAGTTGTTACCAGAGTACGTCTATTGGATCGAATTTCAATAAGATATGGAAGGCGGCTGGTTTGGGGCATGAGTCAGGCTCGAAGGCAAGAGCATATGATTTTCGCCATCATTTTGCCTTCGACAAACTCAATCAATGGCTTAAGGAAGAATCCGATGTGAATTCCATGCTTCCATATTTGGTGCGTTACATGGGACATGCCTGTTTGGAAAGCACCTACTACTATCTTCATCTTGTGCCTGAGTTTTTTTCTACTTTCTCCGAAAAAACTAAAATACTTGAAGGGTTGCTTCCGGAGGTGGATTATGATGAAGAGTAG
- a CDS encoding tyrosine-type recombinase/integrase → MVKKPTVESSVKMVLEALEKAGYCQSTIHSFKRVYERLLKSAAIMGTETLTQELVEHFVNDSADRRTGQYCHSRKKLHTSCIRKLREYEERGYFGWQPSRDSKVDKPSTIKFQDLHIHFLAFLQEEKKSKNTIESYRNTSCKFLIFIEKLGYTELKAVPLKSIYKFFDELRETWDSGSLRTAASGLRSFLRFAEGGNRLIAAVPDKLLRKRTIIPVLTEEEERAVWDVLQTDAVSSRDKAIILLSLLTGIRAVDILNLRLKDIDWQGDVINIVQQKTNEPLVLPLLPAIGNALVRYLTNDRPKSDSSCVFLSRNAPHVPLKEHSSCYTIVRKIFTCAGVRVNNELKGTRLLRHHVASKMLKNGVAIQTISSTLGHVNPNSADVYLSTDEEKMRDCALTLAVIPMKVKGLK, encoded by the coding sequence ATGGTAAAGAAACCAACTGTGGAAAGTAGTGTAAAAATGGTACTTGAAGCGCTTGAAAAAGCAGGTTATTGTCAATCAACGATTCATAGTTTCAAAAGGGTATATGAAAGACTGTTGAAGTCTGCCGCTATCATGGGGACAGAAACTTTAACTCAAGAATTGGTTGAGCATTTCGTGAATGATTCTGCAGACAGAAGGACAGGACAATACTGCCATTCACGTAAAAAGCTACACACTTCATGCATAAGAAAATTAAGGGAATATGAAGAAAGAGGCTATTTTGGCTGGCAACCAAGCAGGGATAGTAAGGTCGATAAGCCCTCAACTATTAAATTCCAGGACCTTCATATCCATTTTCTAGCGTTTCTACAAGAGGAGAAAAAAAGTAAAAATACTATAGAATCGTATCGAAATACTTCCTGCAAGTTCCTTATTTTTATTGAAAAATTGGGCTATACCGAGTTGAAAGCTGTCCCTCTTAAATCAATCTATAAGTTTTTTGATGAACTAAGAGAAACCTGGGACTCTGGAAGTCTTCGAACGGCGGCCTCCGGATTAAGATCATTTTTGCGTTTTGCAGAAGGTGGAAACAGACTTATTGCAGCCGTTCCTGATAAACTCCTGAGAAAAAGGACAATTATTCCCGTATTAACGGAGGAGGAAGAACGGGCTGTATGGGATGTATTACAAACCGATGCTGTATCTTCAAGGGACAAAGCTATTATATTATTATCGCTTCTTACTGGAATCAGGGCCGTGGATATTTTGAACTTAAGGTTAAAAGATATAGATTGGCAAGGGGATGTTATTAACATAGTCCAACAGAAGACGAATGAGCCTTTAGTTTTACCCCTTCTTCCTGCAATCGGCAATGCATTAGTAAGGTATCTCACGAATGACCGTCCTAAATCAGATTCATCGTGCGTATTTTTATCTCGAAATGCCCCACATGTACCGTTGAAAGAACATTCGAGTTGTTACACCATAGTAAGAAAAATATTTACATGTGCAGGAGTAAGAGTTAACAACGAACTTAAAGGCACCCGCCTCCTTAGACATCATGTCGCCTCAAAAATGTTAAAAAATGGGGTTGCCATACAAACAATTTCATCAACACTTGGGCATGTCAACCCAAACTCAGCCGACGTTTATCTGTCTACTGACGAAGAAAAGATGCGTGATTGTGCATTAACCTTAGCCGTCATTCCTATGAAAGTGAAGGGGCTCAAATGA
- a CDS encoding ExeA family protein, with translation MYKTFYSLASTPFSKELKPSEAFTSPTYQGALNSLDYLKKSRGIGLLIGDPGAGKTFTLRSFKEALNPSLYHVIYFPLSTGGVMDFYRGLAYGLGEDPKFRKVDLFRQIQNGTERMFRERKVTPVFILDEMHMAKDAFLQDLAILFNFQMDSSNPFILILAGLPHLKTRLALNNNKPLTQRIIMKYQFQPLSNEDVSSYITHHLKVAGANMPIFTDAALEAIALRSQGWPRVINKLTVNCLLFGSQLKKNQIDEEIVQLAIEDGEF, from the coding sequence ATGTATAAAACCTTTTATTCTCTTGCTTCAACACCATTTTCAAAGGAATTAAAACCTTCAGAAGCATTTACGTCCCCTACATATCAAGGGGCATTAAATAGCTTGGATTATTTAAAAAAATCCAGAGGAATTGGTTTATTAATCGGAGATCCTGGTGCTGGGAAGACATTTACTCTACGATCGTTTAAAGAGGCACTAAACCCGTCCTTATATCACGTTATTTACTTTCCTCTTTCCACTGGAGGAGTCATGGATTTCTATCGAGGACTAGCATATGGCCTAGGAGAAGATCCTAAGTTTCGAAAGGTAGATCTGTTTCGCCAAATACAAAATGGCACGGAGCGAATGTTTCGAGAACGTAAAGTAACGCCTGTCTTTATTTTAGATGAGATGCATATGGCTAAAGATGCGTTCTTACAGGATTTAGCGATTCTTTTTAATTTTCAAATGGACTCTAGCAATCCTTTTATTCTGATACTGGCAGGATTACCGCATTTGAAAACCAGGCTAGCTCTTAATAATAATAAGCCATTAACACAACGAATTATTATGAAATATCAATTTCAGCCACTATCAAATGAGGATGTTTCAAGTTATATCACCCACCATCTAAAAGTAGCAGGAGCAAATATGCCTATTTTTACAGATGCGGCTTTAGAAGCTATCGCATTACGATCACAAGGCTGGCCACGTGTCATAAATAAGTTAACCGTCAACTGCTTGCTTTTCGGTTCACAACTGAAAAAAAATCAAATCGATGAAGAAATTGTTCAACTTGCGATTGAAGATGGTGAATTTTGA
- a CDS encoding stalk domain-containing protein has translation MFTFILVFLLLTLQGNTYVYAKDNNSGCNLFMTNLDKLHKNLANLEQAYLDIEEGLRLMETSTGRTSLAYVRGNFLYNSGISSKNSSLRNIDKSLDVISKGYYTCYNYSQYREVIDKVNSSVTHVFAMQKGNFENEISKLVENVISAVIPVDIVNPDYIESMTFPITIAQYLDSYFDSENSISKNYKKNIKSSLIEIPVQFVAYAAIYPLMRERYNHEESQEYAKAASEIFTSDPIMRKIFAYNLAQKLVRDEGIRYLHSITGFNTQESRTLATNTIKSVDVSYRSFQMMNTLASTSDFTTLNDEIQTLLGTDSYEIYQETLTKMTNSDNIKVYVDGKFLKLEEEPFVENSTTLVPFRPIFEALGAEVNWNDKDKSIIAKKDRTIIKMTVGSKFATVNSRTIELNAIPKVVNNTTYVPIRFIGETFGIHVEWEASTKTVFFRSN, from the coding sequence ATGTTTACATTTATTTTAGTCTTTTTATTATTAACTCTACAAGGCAATACGTATGTTTATGCCAAAGATAATAACTCAGGGTGTAATTTATTTATGACAAACTTAGACAAGTTGCATAAAAACTTAGCCAATTTAGAACAAGCCTACCTGGATATAGAAGAGGGCTTAAGATTAATGGAAACTAGTACTGGGAGAACCTCTCTCGCCTACGTAAGGGGAAATTTCTTATACAATAGCGGAATTTCCTCAAAGAACTCTAGCTTACGAAACATTGATAAAAGTCTAGATGTTATTTCTAAAGGTTACTATACATGTTATAACTATTCGCAGTATCGTGAAGTAATTGATAAGGTTAACAGTAGTGTAACACATGTGTTTGCCATGCAAAAAGGAAACTTTGAAAATGAAATAAGTAAATTAGTGGAAAATGTAATCAGTGCGGTAATCCCAGTAGATATAGTAAATCCAGACTATATTGAATCAATGACATTTCCAATTACCATTGCACAGTATTTAGACTCTTATTTTGATTCCGAAAATTCTATTTCAAAGAACTACAAGAAGAATATAAAAAGTAGTTTAATTGAAATTCCTGTTCAATTTGTTGCTTATGCAGCAATATACCCGTTAATGAGAGAAAGATATAACCATGAAGAGTCTCAGGAATATGCAAAGGCAGCATCTGAAATATTCACTTCTGATCCAATAATGCGAAAGATCTTTGCCTATAACCTTGCTCAAAAATTAGTACGTGATGAAGGTATTAGATACTTACATAGCATTACTGGATTTAATACTCAAGAGAGCCGAACACTAGCGACAAACACAATTAAGTCCGTTGATGTAAGCTACAGATCTTTTCAAATGATGAACACTCTAGCTAGTACATCGGACTTCACAACCCTTAACGATGAAATCCAAACACTTCTTGGGACAGACAGTTATGAGATCTACCAAGAAACATTAACTAAAATGACTAATTCAGACAATATTAAAGTCTATGTTGACGGTAAATTCTTAAAACTAGAAGAAGAGCCTTTTGTTGAAAATTCAACAACATTGGTACCATTTAGACCCATATTTGAGGCACTAGGCGCAGAAGTAAATTGGAATGATAAAGATAAAAGTATAATTGCTAAAAAAGATAGGACCATAATAAAAATGACAGTTGGTAGCAAGTTTGCAACAGTAAACAGTCGCACAATTGAACTAAATGCAATACCTAAAGTCGTAAATAACACTACCTACGTACCTATTCGCTTTATAGGTGAGACGTTTGGTATTCATGTAGAATGGGAAGCAAGTACAAAGACTGTTTTTTTCAGGAGTAATTAA
- a CDS encoding alpha/beta hydrolase, translating into MCPVLSLGDKQLHYNHYASEHKQTIILVHGVGMDSRYWYKLIPLLTDFYSVVSFDLQGHGNSTSGNEQISWEVLNEDLLSLVAHLNINQFHIIGHGLGANLATQFTYSYPNLIKTLTLISTIIYFPEDVIEEGLLLRKKLSEVNSLTALADYLVPKILLNSKHHSDEELLYSSYQMVSPSLYIQYCEMLVRNALSLEQVSEITTPTLILTGEFDAIFPPKFTGLSAFTFPNNHYIVIPNASNGVFLDQPETTANSIKMFVMKDNPIPQNTFDKPTNIYLEKMGRHLNQVIQNGIININCTLHVQLMDTFVVRKNNEEIVNGWNQRMAKQLFCYLLVHKTVLREQLCDDLLGEVLLVDAKRNLRVYIYHLKRLLNTGMTKFLTTDKVHIFLAGNIKCDLDQYLCELKNLEDKEPDFYYAEFKKVLKNAPKTIMPGVVDDWALKFVMNIQKRIIEVAEKLALYHCERKEYNLAADYLEVVMHYEIVEESTYEKLIELHTKMNNQHRIDYWLKHFQL; encoded by the coding sequence ATGTGTCCAGTATTATCATTGGGTGATAAACAACTACATTACAATCACTATGCTAGTGAACATAAGCAAACTATTATTCTAGTTCATGGAGTAGGAATGGATAGCCGTTATTGGTATAAATTAATCCCTTTATTAACTGATTTTTATTCAGTGGTATCATTTGATTTACAAGGTCATGGAAATAGTACTAGCGGAAATGAACAAATTTCTTGGGAAGTTTTGAATGAGGATTTACTCAGCCTTGTTGCTCATTTAAACATTAATCAATTTCATATTATAGGGCATGGTCTAGGTGCTAACTTGGCTACCCAATTTACATACAGCTATCCAAATCTTATAAAAACACTAACACTCATCTCTACAATCATATACTTTCCAGAAGATGTAATTGAGGAAGGGTTATTGTTACGAAAAAAACTTTCTGAGGTTAATTCACTAACAGCTCTAGCAGACTATCTAGTCCCAAAAATACTACTGAACTCGAAACACCATTCAGATGAAGAACTGCTATATTCAAGTTATCAAATGGTATCCCCAAGCTTATATATTCAATATTGTGAGATGCTTGTTAGGAATGCCCTTTCTTTAGAGCAAGTTAGTGAAATAACAACACCTACGTTAATCTTAACAGGTGAATTTGATGCAATTTTTCCGCCTAAGTTCACTGGTTTGTCAGCATTTACCTTCCCGAATAACCATTATATTGTTATCCCAAATGCATCAAACGGTGTTTTTCTAGACCAACCTGAAACAACGGCTAACTCTATAAAAATGTTTGTTATGAAGGATAATCCGATACCTCAAAATACCTTTGATAAACCGACAAACATATATTTAGAAAAGATGGGAAGGCACTTAAATCAAGTTATTCAAAATGGAATAATTAATATTAATTGCACACTGCATGTCCAATTAATGGATACTTTTGTTGTTCGAAAAAATAACGAGGAGATAGTTAACGGATGGAATCAACGGATGGCAAAACAGTTGTTTTGCTATTTACTAGTTCATAAAACAGTACTTCGGGAGCAACTATGTGACGACCTCCTTGGAGAAGTTCTTTTAGTTGACGCAAAGAGAAATTTACGAGTCTACATTTACCACTTAAAGCGGTTATTAAACACAGGTATGACTAAATTTTTAACAACTGATAAAGTGCATATTTTTTTAGCTGGTAATATTAAATGTGACCTAGATCAATATTTATGTGAACTTAAAAATTTAGAAGACAAGGAGCCTGATTTTTATTACGCTGAATTTAAGAAAGTTTTAAAAAATGCACCAAAAACTATCATGCCTGGCGTTGTCGATGATTGGGCACTTAAATTTGTTATGAATATTCAAAAACGAATAATAGAGGTTGCTGAAAAACTAGCTCTTTATCATTGTGAACGAAAAGAATATAATTTAGCAGCTGACTACCTAGAAGTAGTCATGCATTACGAGATAGTAGAAGAGTCAACCTATGAAAAATTAATAGAGTTACATACCAAAATGAATAATCAACATCGAATAGATTATTGGTTGAAACATTTCCAACTTTAA
- a CDS encoding Fic family protein, whose amino-acid sequence MDEEIKYNEYFLENVLNKFTYERYLNKPETLYRIQNEFLQLRIDIWGDIQRKRRSMSREVPLKDQSGKNFWFLIPPFLEEIIHDIDFIAKDKIDELVTKEIRNNLVEESIIDEAFHSSVIEGAFSTKKRTKELINKKNPKNKSEKMILNNHNGLMFILENLHQDLNEDIFITLHKIISEGTLEEGDLSEKYRDDYVYVWADNAVKTEPIYVAPPHTEVQAMMNDLFNFINSNKPFIHPIVKACIIHFYIAYVHPFFDGNGRVARAFSYMYLLKNKYEFFKFFSISNVVNKKRNKYYKAIKDTEDYDSDLSYFLISYIEMTKDSIYEVIEQLMKELNHASLLQTLVNDEVFLNERQKKYLNYMKRKDNNITTIDHYQSRMKVAYETARRDLTELTELGLFKKVKKGKKYIFKYLGVKGYME is encoded by the coding sequence ATGGATGAGGAAATTAAATACAATGAGTACTTTTTAGAAAATGTCTTGAATAAATTCACTTATGAAAGATACTTGAATAAACCTGAAACTTTGTATCGCATTCAAAATGAATTTTTACAATTAAGAATTGATATTTGGGGTGATATTCAACGTAAGAGAAGAAGTATGAGTAGAGAAGTTCCTTTGAAGGACCAAAGTGGAAAAAACTTTTGGTTTTTAATTCCTCCTTTTTTAGAAGAGATCATCCATGATATAGACTTTATTGCCAAAGACAAAATAGATGAATTGGTTACAAAAGAAATTCGAAATAACTTGGTTGAAGAGAGTATCATTGATGAAGCCTTTCATTCAAGTGTTATTGAAGGCGCATTTTCTACTAAGAAAAGAACAAAAGAATTAATTAATAAAAAGAACCCAAAAAACAAGAGTGAGAAAATGATTTTAAACAATCACAATGGTCTCATGTTTATTCTTGAAAATTTACATCAGGATTTGAATGAAGACATTTTTATTACCCTTCATAAAATAATTTCTGAAGGAACTCTTGAAGAAGGGGATTTATCTGAGAAATATCGGGATGACTATGTGTATGTATGGGCAGATAATGCGGTTAAAACAGAACCTATCTACGTTGCTCCTCCGCACACCGAAGTACAAGCAATGATGAATGACTTATTCAATTTCATAAATTCAAATAAACCTTTTATTCATCCAATAGTGAAGGCTTGTATTATTCACTTTTATATTGCCTATGTCCATCCTTTTTTTGATGGGAATGGCAGGGTAGCAAGAGCGTTTTCTTACATGTACCTTTTAAAAAATAAATATGAGTTTTTTAAATTTTTCTCTATTTCCAATGTCGTAAATAAGAAAAGAAACAAATATTATAAAGCAATTAAAGATACTGAAGATTACGATAGCGATTTATCATATTTTCTTATTAGCTACATTGAAATGACTAAGGATTCTATTTATGAAGTAATAGAACAGCTGATGAAAGAATTAAACCATGCATCATTACTTCAAACTTTGGTGAATGATGAAGTGTTTCTTAATGAAAGACAAAAAAAGTATTTGAATTATATGAAAAGAAAAGATAATAACATCACCACAATTGATCATTATCAAAGTCGAATGAAGGTAGCGTATGAAACAGCAAGAAGGGATTTAACGGAATTAACGGAATTGGGGTTATTTAAGAAAGTAAAGAAGGGCAAAAAGTATATATTTAAATATTTAGGCGTAAAGGGTTATATGGAATAA
- a CDS encoding YifB family Mg chelatase-like AAA ATPase: MSAKVNSIGLKGLEGYLIQVQVQVMEGVESVLIVGLPDASVKESRERVSAALHCMGHSLVDKKIVVNLSPAEQRKNGPLFDLAIAIGLLKAGDFISERIPVDAAFIGTLSLDGSILPVQGMLPAILAAKRLGMKKLFLPFDPELPNVMITEVELIYVTTVDEVLQHLAGRPVLSFTQHQNVPEVKEVTYERDFRQIIGHQFAKRALEIAAAGGHHVMMDGPPGCGKSLLAETFQTILPLLSQEAQLEKVSLYQLADAPFDSLMIPPFRHPHHSASAVSIIGGGSNPKPGEVSLAHRGVLFLDELAEFSKKTLDMLRQPLENGKVTINRAHSTVSYPSKFIFIAAMNPCPCGYRGSTNHYCTCSEKQVLAYQNSGGDWHLSNQPEPPCAERLDHQKTNDLKTIIKNEEKNRSVESELAAEPLDHTYTSDQVPKPFRSLVKVFFNNCDTIEDYWKMAKLAAYKYVYEKEHSFVLDVAIQAFKQMVRKLKKVQLKKPIAYFYTIALNKFADQFYHELDEVAEKNVSDYRTGEKEIPNFFLR; the protein is encoded by the coding sequence TTGTCTGCAAAAGTTAATAGTATTGGTTTGAAAGGCTTGGAAGGGTACTTAATTCAAGTACAAGTTCAAGTGATGGAAGGGGTGGAATCTGTCTTGATTGTAGGCTTGCCTGATGCGTCTGTAAAGGAATCGCGGGAGCGTGTTTCGGCAGCATTACATTGTATGGGTCATTCGTTAGTCGATAAGAAGATTGTTGTGAATTTGTCGCCAGCTGAGCAAAGGAAAAATGGCCCATTGTTCGATTTAGCGATTGCCATAGGTTTATTAAAAGCTGGAGATTTTATCAGTGAAAGAATCCCTGTCGATGCTGCTTTTATTGGAACGTTATCATTAGATGGCTCGATCTTACCTGTTCAAGGAATGTTGCCAGCGATTCTAGCTGCGAAACGTCTTGGAATGAAAAAGTTATTTTTGCCATTTGACCCAGAATTGCCGAACGTAATGATTACGGAGGTGGAATTGATTTACGTCACTACGGTCGATGAAGTTCTTCAGCATTTAGCAGGAAGACCTGTCCTTTCATTCACCCAACATCAAAATGTGCCAGAAGTGAAGGAAGTTACTTATGAGCGTGATTTCAGACAAATTATTGGTCATCAGTTTGCTAAGCGAGCCCTCGAGATCGCTGCAGCAGGAGGACATCATGTCATGATGGATGGACCGCCTGGCTGTGGCAAGAGTTTGCTTGCTGAAACGTTCCAAACAATTTTGCCCCTATTATCACAAGAAGCTCAACTCGAAAAAGTAAGTCTCTATCAACTAGCTGACGCCCCTTTCGATTCACTTATGATCCCACCATTTCGTCATCCACACCATTCTGCCTCGGCAGTTTCAATTATTGGTGGTGGATCAAACCCTAAACCTGGAGAAGTATCTCTTGCTCACCGTGGGGTGTTATTTTTAGATGAGTTGGCTGAGTTTTCTAAGAAAACCTTAGATATGTTGCGGCAACCATTAGAAAATGGCAAAGTAACCATCAATCGAGCGCACTCAACTGTATCGTATCCTTCGAAGTTTATTTTTATTGCAGCTATGAACCCTTGCCCTTGTGGCTACCGAGGCTCAACTAATCATTATTGCACGTGTTCTGAAAAACAAGTTTTGGCTTACCAAAATTCGGGAGGTGACTGGCACTTGTCGAATCAACCTGAACCACCTTGTGCCGAAAGATTGGACCACCAAAAAACTAATGATTTAAAAACTATTATAAAAAATGAAGAAAAGAATCGTAGTGTCGAGTCTGAACTAGCGGCTGAACCACTGGACCATACATACACAAGTGACCAAGTTCCTAAACCATTTAGGAGCCTCGTCAAAGTTTTTTTCAACAACTGCGACACGATTGAAGATTACTGGAAAATGGCAAAACTAGCAGCTTATAAGTACGTTTACGAAAAAGAACACAGCTTCGTTTTAGATGTGGCCATCCAAGCTTTTAAACAAATGGTTAGAAAGCTAAAAAAGGTACAACTTAAAAAGCCGATTGCCTATTTCTACACAATCGCCCTAAACAAATTTGCCGATCAGTTTTACCATGAGCTAGACGAGGTAGCGGAGAAAAATGTTTCGGATTATCGCACTGGGGAGAAGGAAATTCCCAATTTTTTTCTGCGGTGA
- a CDS encoding putative holin-like toxin, translating into MVTYEAVNMAIQLCVLFIITITAIVAIITLVTNRKEK; encoded by the coding sequence ATGGTGACATACGAAGCAGTGAATATGGCAATTCAACTTTGCGTGTTATTTATAATAACAATAACAGCGATTGTAGCAATAATCACACTCGTCACCAATAGAAAAGAGAAATAA
- a CDS encoding Fic family protein translates to MVRTFDYFEVNKELYTPDIVNLISAIHEYKGKQELFMEAQPDILEAMLRVAKIQSTGASNRIEGIFTTDARLSELVAENAEPKNRDEQEIAGYREVLNTIHENYEYIRVRPNVILQLHRDLYTYSPTSSGGRFKNMDNVIEEVDSEGNRRVRFQPLSAYETPEAMESLCTTFLKAVNQSEIDPLILISKFIFDFLSIHPFNDGNGRMSRLLTLLLLYQEEYIVGKYISIEMIIEKTKESYYEVLEESSKGWHEGNNNYAPFVKYYLGVILSAYKDFSSRVETIRNQGLTKAERVRHIFSTKVGKVTKAEIATLCPDISVTTIEKALSDLLKEDYIIKVGAGRNTAYIRNHDL, encoded by the coding sequence ATGGTGAGAACATTTGATTATTTTGAAGTAAACAAAGAACTTTATACACCTGATATTGTTAACCTTATATCAGCGATTCATGAATACAAAGGGAAACAGGAGTTGTTCATGGAAGCACAGCCGGATATTTTAGAAGCTATGTTAAGGGTCGCTAAAATTCAGAGTACCGGCGCTTCTAACCGAATTGAAGGTATTTTTACAACGGATGCTAGGCTAAGTGAACTGGTCGCTGAAAATGCTGAACCGAAAAACCGAGATGAGCAGGAAATTGCCGGTTATCGTGAGGTGCTAAATACCATTCACGAAAACTATGAGTATATCAGGGTAAGGCCGAACGTCATCCTTCAGCTCCATAGAGACCTATATACCTACAGTCCTACATCTTCTGGTGGTCGTTTTAAAAATATGGATAACGTCATCGAGGAAGTAGACAGTGAAGGAAATCGTCGAGTTCGTTTCCAACCGTTATCTGCTTATGAAACACCAGAAGCCATGGAGTCTCTTTGTACAACATTTCTAAAGGCTGTAAATCAAAGTGAAATTGACCCACTTATTTTAATCTCTAAGTTTATCTTTGATTTCTTGAGCATCCATCCTTTCAATGATGGTAACGGGAGAATGAGCCGCCTATTAACACTCTTGCTTCTTTATCAGGAAGAATACATTGTCGGAAAGTACATTAGTATTGAAATGATCATTGAGAAAACGAAGGAAAGCTATTATGAAGTTCTTGAGGAAAGCTCAAAAGGCTGGCATGAAGGGAACAACAACTATGCTCCTTTTGTAAAATACTACCTAGGTGTTATCCTAAGTGCCTATAAAGATTTTAGCAGCCGAGTTGAAACTATTCGAAATCAAGGGTTAACCAAGGCTGAGCGAGTTCGTCATATTTTTTCAACTAAAGTTGGAAAGGTAACAAAAGCTGAGATTGCTACTCTATGCCCAGACATTAGTGTTACGACAATTGAAAAAGCACTATCAGATTTATTGAAAGAGGATTATATTATCAAGGTCGGTGCCGGAAGAAATACAGCTTACATTCGCAATCACGATTTATAA
- a CDS encoding helix-turn-helix domain-containing protein produces the protein MDKKKKEQAERKQIKAEFSYILASLRHELGYSQERLAAESKLDSKTIGRLETRETGPEVRTILKLAQGLKVSPGFLMDLLAEKINLDELDE, from the coding sequence GTGGATAAGAAAAAGAAGGAGCAAGCAGAAAGAAAACAAATTAAGGCAGAGTTTTCATACATATTGGCCAGCTTAAGGCATGAGTTAGGCTATAGCCAAGAGAGGTTAGCAGCTGAATCTAAACTTGATTCGAAGACGATTGGCAGATTAGAAACGCGTGAAACCGGCCCGGAAGTTCGAACCATTCTAAAGCTCGCCCAAGGTTTGAAAGTATCGCCTGGATTCTTGATGGATCTGCTAGCAGAAAAAATCAATTTAGATGAGCTAGATGAGTAG
- a CDS encoding competence protein ComK, translating to MEKQILENYEISQKTIALIPAAHMEYATIAIEADQLYYIKKFPLQLIDRACLKGFSSYDGRRKAVGYQLGIRHKVPIPISPHEQIYAFPTHSPTQFDCFWLFYQHVRTVKPCPKTNGVNVTFKTGQQLSIPVSYYTIEKQLQRTAQCIVRFSYETTTLFNPRSTPALSY from the coding sequence ATGGAAAAACAAATTCTCGAAAACTACGAAATTTCGCAAAAAACAATCGCCTTAATTCCAGCAGCGCATATGGAATATGCCACAATTGCTATAGAAGCTGATCAACTATACTACATTAAAAAATTTCCCCTCCAACTGATTGATCGAGCTTGCCTTAAAGGGTTTTCTTCATATGACGGGAGACGAAAGGCGGTTGGTTATCAGTTAGGTATCAGACATAAAGTACCGATTCCAATTAGTCCCCATGAACAGATTTACGCCTTTCCTACCCATTCGCCAACCCAATTCGATTGCTTTTGGCTCTTCTATCAACACGTTCGAACAGTTAAACCTTGTCCAAAGACAAACGGCGTAAACGTTACATTCAAAACTGGCCAACAGCTTTCAATCCCTGTTTCCTACTATACAATCGAAAAGCAACTGCAACGAACCGCTCAATGCATCGTTCGCTTTTCATACGAAACAACAACATTGTTTAACCCTCGTTCAACACCAGCATTGTCTTATTAA